Below is a genomic region from Candidatus Schekmanbacteria bacterium.
TTCCTTCTCATTCTTCTCGGCAGGCACATATCCACGCCCTTTTTCAATCTCTATCTCAGCTTCGAACTTACCGTCTGAATCCAGCGTCGCCAGATGAAGATCGGGGTTCATTATTTCAATATCATTGTCATGTTCAATATCTGATGCCTTGACTTCCCCTTCTCCCTTTGCCTTGATATAAACCGTTTTTGGCCCATCTGAATGCATCTTCACCCTTAATTGCTTCAGATTAAGGATTATATCGGTTACATCCTCAACAACACCGGGAAGCGAGGTAAACTTCATGTTCACACCATCGATTCTTATGCTCGTAGGTGCAGCACCTTCTATTGAAGAAAGAAGTATTCTCCTTAACGAGTTACCAATAGTTGTTCCAAAACCTCTTTCAAGAGGCTCCGCTACAAACCTCGAATACATAGCGGTTTTTGTTTCTTCATCACACTCAACCCTTTTAGGTTTATTAAGACTTTGAATTTTCATGCAACCAACTCCCTCAAAGTAAGATTTTACTTCGAATATAATTCCACTATAAGCTGTTCCTGGATTGGTATAGTGATGTAATCCCTGCGCGGCAGACTTAACACTTTGCCTTTGGCATTTTCCCTGTCTGTCTCAAGCCACGCCGGCACTGCGCCTCTGTTTGAAAGCTTCCCAATCTGATTCACGATATCAAGTTTTTTGCTCCCCTCATCAAGATCGATTGTATCACCTGCTTTTACCAGGTAGGAAGGAATGTTTACTTTCCTGCCGTTCACACGGAAATGGCCGTGAGTTACAAACTGCCTTGCAAGCGGACGTGAAGCTGCAAAGTTCATTTTGAAAACAATATTATCAAGTCTCCGTTCAAGAAGCATCAGCAGGTTTTCTCCGGTGATTCCCTTCTGTCGCTCAGCCATTTTAAAGTAGCTTCTGAACTGGCGCTCGAGTATTCCGTATATCCTTTTTACCTTTTGTTTTTCCCTGAGCTGTATTCCGTACTCTGAAAACTTTCCGCGTGTAAACTTTCCGCTGTGTCCCGGCGGATAACCTCTTTTCTCAAAAGTGCATTTCTCAAAGCACTTGTCTCCCTTCAAAAACAGCTTTAAACCTTCTCTCCTGCAAAGCCTGCAAGCGGCTTCTCTATATCTTGCCAAAGTTACTCCTCCTCAAACTTGTCTTTCAAAAAAAACATTCAACCAATTTTAAGGGAATTACACCCTTCTGCGTTTCCTCGGGCGGCACCCGTTATGCGGTATCGGGGTAACATCCTTTATCACACTTATGGTCAATCCAGCAG
It encodes:
- the rpsD gene encoding 30S ribosomal protein S4, with amino-acid sequence MARYREAACRLCRREGLKLFLKGDKCFEKCTFEKRGYPPGHSGKFTRGKFSEYGIQLREKQKVKRIYGILERQFRSYFKMAERQKGITGENLLMLLERRLDNIVFKMNFAASRPLARQFVTHGHFRVNGRKVNIPSYLVKAGDTIDLDEGSKKLDIVNQIGKLSNRGAVPAWLETDRENAKGKVLSLPRRDYITIPIQEQLIVELYSK